A window of the Acidimicrobiales bacterium genome harbors these coding sequences:
- a CDS encoding ATP-binding protein, whose amino-acid sequence MTADDAPTNEVDAIGVPFSSSPLGGLPSPVMAPQLSGHDETTEHVDVIEIDIPSRFDLVTVVRMIIASCSTAADALVGDRLDDLRWVTSEATTNAIQANQLVPPFGRVRVRAAVGRGWVKLSVIDQGPGMPEERLVPDIEQPERLDIEGGFGIPLMRTLSSAEVVFDSTPGGTTVHLELWQGTQDPTVDSARD is encoded by the coding sequence GTGACCGCCGACGACGCACCGACGAACGAGGTCGATGCCATCGGAGTCCCGTTCTCGTCGAGTCCGCTCGGTGGGCTACCGTCTCCGGTGATGGCCCCGCAGCTCTCCGGCCATGACGAAACGACCGAACACGTCGATGTCATCGAGATCGACATTCCTTCACGGTTCGACCTCGTCACGGTCGTTCGAATGATCATCGCTTCGTGCTCCACCGCCGCCGACGCGCTCGTCGGTGATCGGCTCGACGACCTCCGCTGGGTCACATCGGAGGCAACCACCAACGCGATCCAGGCCAACCAACTCGTGCCTCCGTTCGGGCGCGTGCGGGTGCGGGCCGCTGTCGGCCGGGGTTGGGTCAAGCTGAGCGTCATCGACCAGGGCCCCGGTATGCCCGAGGAACGGCTGGTCCCCGACATCGAACAGCCCGAGCGACTCGACATCGAAGGGGGCTTCGGCATCCCGCTCATGCGCACCCTCAGCTCGGCCGAAGTGGTGTTCGATTCGACACCTGGTGGCACCACGGTGCACCTCGAACTCTGGCAGGGCACGCAGGACCCAACCGTCGATTCCGCAAGAGACTGA
- the nhaA gene encoding Na+/H+ antiporter NhaA: MSESPLAIRKEAWSGGDTRLAKAVARPLVRFLEQETASGVLLLAATAAALIWANVAPDNYHSFWESGLDVVFRTTHLFEHDGHALPLHLWVNDVLMVLFFFVAGLEIKSELVVGDLSDPKVAALPAIAALGGMLLPALIFYGVNIGGSGAHGWGVPMATDIAFAVGVLALLGPRVPFRLKLFLLTLAIADDIGAILVIAIFYSSGLSFQWLAAAVAGLVVVALLKKFRVWYIPVYIVVGVFVWYCTFRSGIHATIAGVALGLMAPARPLLGPRAFENIEDIVTGERATPAAVRDVNWKMKETVPITSRLITLLSPFTGFIIVPLFAVANAGVLLSGDVLSNAISNRVMWGVILGLVVGKPLGITLFTMAAVRLGIADMPRGVSLIHVLAAGAVAGIGFTVALFIGGLAFEIPDNQDAATIGILAASFLATLLGAFLIRLAPAPTSADNVVESDHHAHA, encoded by the coding sequence ATGTCTGAATCTCCCCTTGCCATTCGCAAAGAGGCGTGGAGCGGTGGCGACACCCGTCTCGCCAAAGCGGTCGCCCGACCGCTGGTCCGATTCCTCGAGCAGGAGACGGCGTCGGGTGTGTTGCTCCTCGCAGCAACGGCGGCCGCGCTGATCTGGGCCAACGTCGCACCCGACAACTACCACTCGTTCTGGGAGAGCGGACTCGACGTCGTCTTCCGCACCACGCACTTGTTCGAGCACGACGGGCACGCCCTCCCACTCCATCTGTGGGTGAACGACGTGTTGATGGTGCTGTTCTTCTTCGTTGCCGGACTCGAGATCAAGTCCGAGCTGGTGGTCGGCGACCTGTCCGACCCCAAGGTCGCAGCCTTGCCGGCCATCGCCGCCCTCGGCGGCATGCTGCTCCCGGCACTGATCTTCTATGGGGTGAACATTGGCGGGTCCGGCGCTCACGGATGGGGCGTCCCGATGGCGACCGACATCGCCTTTGCCGTCGGTGTGCTGGCCTTGCTCGGCCCGCGGGTTCCGTTCCGGCTCAAGCTGTTCCTTCTCACGCTTGCCATCGCCGATGACATCGGTGCGATCCTGGTGATTGCCATCTTCTATTCGTCGGGACTGTCCTTCCAGTGGCTCGCCGCTGCGGTCGCCGGGCTCGTGGTGGTGGCGCTGCTCAAGAAGTTCCGCGTCTGGTACATCCCCGTCTACATCGTGGTCGGCGTGTTCGTCTGGTACTGCACCTTCCGGTCCGGCATCCACGCCACCATCGCCGGCGTCGCCCTCGGACTCATGGCGCCGGCCCGCCCGTTGCTCGGCCCGCGTGCGTTCGAGAACATCGAAGACATCGTCACCGGCGAGCGGGCGACGCCGGCCGCCGTGCGCGATGTCAATTGGAAGATGAAGGAGACGGTGCCGATCACCTCGCGACTCATCACCCTCCTGTCGCCGTTCACCGGCTTCATCATCGTTCCGCTGTTCGCCGTGGCCAACGCCGGTGTGCTGCTCAGTGGGGATGTGTTGAGCAACGCCATCTCGAACCGGGTCATGTGGGGTGTGATCCTCGGACTCGTGGTCGGCAAGCCGCTCGGCATCACGCTGTTCACCATGGCTGCGGTTCGGCTCGGTATCGCCGACATGCCGCGTGGCGTCTCACTGATCCACGTCCTCGCCGCAGGAGCAGTGGCCGGCATCGGCTTCACCGTCGCCCTCTTCATCGGCGGGCTGGCGTTCGAGATCCCCGACAATCAAGACGCAGCGACGATCGGCATTCTTGCCGCGTCGTTCCTCGCCACCTTGCTCGGCGCGTTCCTCATCCGTTTGGCACCGGCCCCGACATCCGCCGACAACGTGGTCGAATCAGATCACCACGCTCACGCGTAG
- the topA gene encoding type I DNA topoisomerase yields the protein MPQPLVIVESPAKAKKIAGYLGDDYMVESSIGHIRDLPQNAAQVPAAYKGEKWASLGIDVDNGFKPLYVVSPEKTDQVRKLKKLMKEASELVLATDQDREGEAIAWHLLEVLNPRVPVKRMVFNEITPEAIRRAIDNPRDLDRRLVDAQEARRLLDRLVGYEVSPVLWKKVMPRLSAGRVQSVATRIVVARERERMAFRSANYWDLKGTFDASAGAEHRGDGPDVFTAMLVELDDLRVATGRDFGSDGTLTQPDRAYLDEAAARSLAGELEGRTATVKSRESKPYRRRPAAPFTTSTYQQEAGRKLRLSSAQAMRVAQGLYERGFITYMRTDSTTLSETAIAAARSQIAERFGNDYLPDAPRTYAKKQKNAQEAHEAIRPAGDRFQTPEEVASELSTQDLRVYELIWQRTVASQMTDATGETVTLRLEVETPTGRNAIFSTSGTVIQHQGFLKVYREDRDEEDEQEAAEQLLPPLTEGDTADVTDVEAAGHDTQPPARFTEASLVKRLEELEVGRPSTYASIMGTIQGREYVWKKGSALVPSFKAFAVITLLEQHFPDLVDYAFTARMEADLDSISRGEAEPIPWLTEFYFGADELPGLKEQVSERLGDIDARAVNSIPLGADEDGVPIVARVGRYGPYLERGEDRASIPEDLPPDELDIAKAVELLDAPKGDRELGIHPDTQIPILLKAGRFGPYVQMGEHDDDTGEKPLTASLFKYMDVETITLDDAVKLLSLPRVIGLDPADQVEITAQNGRFGPYIKKGTDSRSIDAESQLFTITLDEALKILAEPKRRRGQKAAAPLKIVGVDPATDKEVQLKDGRFGPYVTDGESNASLRKGDDPETITIERASELLADRRARGPVTKKKSTKKKAAKKKATKKASAKKKATKKKAAKKTTKKAGAKKVASSSVDSSPDETPF from the coding sequence GTGCCGCAACCGCTCGTCATCGTCGAATCACCAGCAAAAGCGAAGAAAATCGCCGGGTATCTCGGTGACGACTACATGGTCGAATCGTCGATCGGTCACATCCGCGACCTGCCCCAGAACGCCGCCCAGGTCCCGGCCGCCTACAAGGGCGAAAAGTGGGCGAGCCTCGGCATCGACGTCGACAATGGGTTCAAGCCGCTCTATGTCGTCTCGCCCGAGAAGACCGATCAGGTCCGCAAGCTCAAGAAGCTGATGAAGGAAGCGAGCGAACTCGTACTCGCCACCGACCAAGACCGCGAGGGTGAGGCGATCGCGTGGCATCTCCTCGAGGTGCTGAACCCACGGGTGCCGGTCAAGCGCATGGTCTTCAACGAGATCACGCCCGAGGCCATCCGACGCGCCATCGACAATCCTCGAGATCTCGACCGTCGCCTGGTCGACGCTCAGGAGGCCCGCCGCCTCCTCGACCGATTGGTCGGCTACGAGGTCTCGCCGGTGCTGTGGAAGAAGGTGATGCCGCGGCTGTCCGCCGGCCGCGTGCAATCGGTCGCCACCCGCATCGTGGTCGCTCGCGAGCGTGAACGCATGGCGTTCCGGTCCGCCAACTACTGGGATCTGAAGGGCACGTTCGATGCGTCCGCCGGCGCCGAGCACCGCGGCGACGGGCCCGACGTCTTCACGGCGATGCTGGTCGAGCTCGACGATCTGCGCGTGGCCACCGGGCGTGACTTCGGCTCCGACGGCACGCTGACCCAGCCCGACCGGGCCTACCTCGACGAAGCGGCGGCTCGTTCGCTCGCCGGCGAACTCGAGGGTCGCACCGCCACGGTGAAGAGCCGTGAGTCGAAGCCATACCGTCGCCGCCCGGCTGCGCCGTTCACCACCTCGACCTACCAGCAAGAGGCCGGTCGCAAGCTCCGGCTGTCCTCGGCGCAGGCCATGCGAGTCGCCCAGGGACTGTACGAGCGTGGGTTCATCACCTACATGCGAACCGATTCGACCACGCTGTCGGAGACCGCGATCGCCGCCGCCCGCAGCCAGATCGCCGAGCGTTTCGGCAACGACTACCTGCCCGACGCGCCCCGCACCTACGCCAAGAAGCAGAAGAACGCCCAGGAGGCCCACGAGGCCATTCGTCCTGCGGGCGATCGGTTCCAGACGCCCGAGGAAGTGGCGAGCGAACTGTCGACCCAGGATCTGCGGGTCTACGAATTGATCTGGCAGCGCACCGTCGCCTCGCAGATGACCGATGCCACCGGCGAGACCGTCACGCTTCGCCTCGAGGTCGAGACCCCGACCGGGCGCAACGCCATCTTCTCCACCAGCGGCACGGTGATTCAGCACCAGGGCTTCCTGAAGGTCTACCGCGAAGACCGCGACGAAGAAGACGAACAGGAAGCCGCCGAGCAGCTGCTGCCGCCCCTGACCGAGGGCGACACTGCCGACGTGACCGACGTCGAGGCCGCCGGTCACGACACCCAGCCGCCAGCCCGCTTCACCGAAGCGTCGCTCGTCAAACGACTCGAGGAACTCGAGGTCGGACGCCCGTCCACCTACGCGTCGATCATGGGCACCATCCAGGGCCGTGAGTACGTGTGGAAGAAGGGCTCGGCGCTGGTGCCGAGCTTCAAGGCCTTCGCCGTGATCACGCTGCTCGAACAGCACTTCCCCGACCTGGTCGACTACGCCTTCACCGCCCGCATGGAGGCCGACCTCGACTCGATTTCGCGGGGCGAGGCCGAGCCCATCCCATGGCTCACCGAGTTCTACTTCGGGGCCGACGAACTCCCCGGGCTCAAGGAACAGGTATCGGAACGTCTGGGTGACATCGATGCGCGAGCCGTCAACTCGATCCCGCTCGGCGCCGACGAAGACGGCGTACCGATCGTGGCCCGAGTCGGCCGCTACGGCCCCTACCTCGAACGGGGTGAGGACCGGGCATCGATCCCGGAAGACCTTCCTCCCGACGAGCTAGACATCGCCAAGGCGGTCGAACTGCTCGACGCCCCGAAGGGCGACCGCGAGCTCGGCATCCATCCCGACACCCAGATCCCGATCCTGCTGAAGGCCGGCCGCTTCGGTCCCTACGTGCAAATGGGCGAACACGACGACGACACCGGCGAGAAGCCGCTGACGGCGTCGCTCTTCAAATACATGGACGTCGAGACGATCACGCTCGACGACGCCGTCAAGCTGCTGTCACTTCCGAGGGTGATCGGGCTCGATCCCGCCGACCAGGTCGAGATCACTGCCCAGAACGGCCGTTTCGGTCCCTACATCAAGAAGGGCACCGACTCTCGCAGTATCGACGCCGAGTCTCAGCTGTTCACGATCACCCTCGACGAGGCGTTGAAGATCCTGGCCGAGCCGAAGCGGCGGCGTGGGCAGAAGGCCGCGGCGCCGCTCAAGATCGTCGGTGTCGATCCTGCGACCGACAAAGAGGTGCAGCTCAAGGATGGGCGCTTCGGGCCCTACGTCACCGACGGTGAGAGCAATGCCAGCCTGCGCAAGGGTGACGATCCCGAGACCATCACGATCGAGCGGGCCTCGGAGCTGCTCGCTGACCGCCGCGCTCGCGGTCCGGTGACCAAGAAGAAGTCCACCAAGAAGAAAGCGGCGAAGAAGAAGGCCACGAAGAAGGCGTCGGCAAAGAAGAAGGCCACCAAGAAGAAGGCGGCGAAGAAAACCACCAAGAAGGCGGGCGCGAAGAAGGTTGCGTCCTCGTCGGTGGACTCGTCGCCCGACGAGACACCGTTCTAG
- the tmk gene encoding dTMP kinase, with amino-acid sequence MPGRYIAFEGGEGSGKSTQAHRLAQRIGAIRTFEPGATPLGVELRSLLLDVGRPTMGARAETLLMAADRAEHLAQVVEPALAEGRHVVSDRSLYSSMAYQGGARSLGLDAVRSINEWAVADRLPDIVVFLDLDPQAAVERLVRSLDRLEQAGPDFHRAVYDAYCSMAAADPDTWVVIDAAQPVDAIEAAIWAVVEPRL; translated from the coding sequence GTGCCAGGGCGCTACATCGCGTTCGAGGGCGGCGAAGGGTCGGGGAAGAGCACCCAAGCCCATCGACTGGCGCAGCGGATCGGAGCCATTCGCACGTTCGAGCCGGGTGCGACACCGCTCGGTGTCGAGCTCCGCTCGTTGCTCCTCGACGTCGGACGCCCGACCATGGGGGCACGGGCCGAAACCTTGTTGATGGCCGCCGACCGGGCCGAGCACCTTGCCCAGGTGGTCGAGCCGGCGCTCGCCGAGGGCCGCCACGTCGTCTCCGATCGCAGTCTCTATTCCTCGATGGCGTACCAAGGCGGGGCGCGCAGCCTCGGTCTCGACGCCGTTCGCTCGATCAACGAATGGGCCGTTGCCGATCGACTCCCCGACATCGTGGTGTTCCTCGACCTCGACCCCCAAGCCGCCGTCGAACGTCTCGTCCGTTCCCTCGATCGGCTCGAACAGGCCGGACCCGACTTCCATCGGGCGGTCTACGACGCCTACTGCTCGATGGCGGCCGCCGATCCCGACACCTGGGTCGTGATCGACGCGGCCCAGCCGGTCGACGCCATCGAGGCGGCAATCTGGGCGGTCGTGGAGCCGAGGTTGTGA